In the genome of Streptomyces racemochromogenes, one region contains:
- a CDS encoding acyl-CoA mutase large subunit family protein: protein MARPTPRTESGIPVAPVYGPEDLTGWDPRARLGSPGEYPYTRGIHPTMYTGRPWTMRQYAGFGTAAESNARYRALIAGGGTGLSVAFDLPTQMGHDSDAPLAHGEVGKVGVAVDSVEDMRALLAGIPLDRVSTSMTINAPAALLLLMYQLVAEEQGIAGRQLTGTVQNDVLKEYIARGTYIFPPGPSLRLTADTFRYCREQIPRWNTISVSGYHMAEAGASPVQEIAFTLADAVAYVRTALAAGMAVDEFAPRLSFFFVARTTLLEEVAKFRAARRIWARVMREEFGARDPRSLMLRFHTQTAGVQLTAQQPELNLVRVGVQALAAVLGGTQSLHTNSFDEAIALPTEKAARLALRTQQVLAYETDVPLTVDPFAGSYAVERMTDEVEAAVLALMRRIEDMGGAVAAIEAGFQKDEIEASAYRIAREQESGERIVVGVNRFALEREEPYEPLRVDPAIEARQCAALARLRAERDAGAVSAALAALRAAAAGTRENVLPPMKEALRARATVGEVCGVLREVWGSYEPSRSAH, encoded by the coding sequence ATGGCCCGTCCCACGCCGCGCACCGAGAGCGGAATCCCCGTCGCACCGGTCTACGGCCCCGAGGACCTGACGGGATGGGACCCGCGGGCCCGTCTCGGCAGTCCCGGCGAGTACCCCTACACCCGGGGGATCCACCCCACGATGTACACCGGACGGCCCTGGACCATGCGCCAGTACGCCGGCTTCGGCACGGCCGCCGAGTCCAACGCCCGCTACCGGGCCCTCATCGCGGGCGGCGGGACCGGCCTGTCCGTGGCCTTCGACCTGCCCACACAGATGGGACACGACTCCGACGCCCCGCTCGCGCACGGCGAGGTCGGCAAGGTCGGCGTCGCGGTCGACTCGGTCGAGGACATGCGGGCGCTCCTCGCCGGGATCCCCCTCGACCGGGTGTCCACCTCGATGACCATCAACGCCCCGGCCGCCCTGCTGCTCCTGATGTACCAGCTCGTCGCCGAGGAGCAGGGCATCGCGGGCCGGCAGCTGACGGGCACCGTACAGAACGATGTTCTGAAGGAGTACATCGCGCGCGGCACGTACATCTTCCCGCCCGGCCCCTCCCTGCGGCTGACCGCCGACACCTTCCGCTACTGCCGCGAGCAGATCCCCAGGTGGAACACCATCTCCGTCTCCGGCTACCACATGGCCGAAGCCGGGGCCTCGCCCGTGCAGGAGATCGCCTTCACCCTCGCCGACGCGGTCGCGTACGTCCGTACCGCGCTCGCCGCCGGGATGGCCGTCGACGAGTTCGCCCCCCGGCTCTCCTTCTTCTTCGTCGCCCGGACCACCCTGCTGGAGGAGGTGGCCAAGTTCCGGGCCGCCCGGCGCATCTGGGCCCGCGTGATGCGCGAGGAGTTCGGGGCCCGCGACCCCAGGTCGCTGATGCTGCGCTTCCACACCCAGACCGCCGGGGTGCAGCTGACGGCGCAGCAGCCCGAGCTGAACCTCGTACGCGTGGGCGTGCAGGCGCTGGCCGCCGTACTGGGCGGCACCCAGTCGCTGCACACCAACTCCTTCGACGAGGCCATCGCCCTGCCCACCGAGAAGGCGGCCCGCCTCGCGCTGCGCACCCAGCAGGTGCTGGCGTACGAGACGGACGTGCCGCTGACCGTCGACCCCTTCGCCGGGTCGTACGCGGTGGAGCGGATGACGGACGAGGTGGAGGCGGCCGTGCTCGCGCTGATGCGGCGGATCGAGGACATGGGCGGGGCGGTCGCCGCGATCGAGGCCGGGTTCCAGAAGGACGAGATCGAGGCCAGCGCCTACCGGATCGCCCGCGAGCAGGAGAGCGGGGAGCGGATCGTGGTCGGCGTCAACCGGTTCGCGCTGGAGCGGGAGGAACCGTACGAGCCGCTGCGGGTCGACCCGGCGATCGAGGCCCGCCAGTGCGCGGCCCTGGCCCGGCTGCGGGCCGAGCGGGACGCCGGCGCGGTCTCGGCGGCGCTCGCGGCGCTGCGGGCGGCGGCGGCCGGGACGCGGGAGAACGTCCTGCCGCCGATGAAGGAGGCCCTGCGGGCGCGGGCCACGGTGGGGGAGGTGTGCGGGGTGCTGCGGGAGGTGTGGGGCAGTTACGAACCGTCCCGTTCCGCCCACTGA
- the sdhC gene encoding succinate dehydrogenase, cytochrome b556 subunit, translating to MPAGTLYRGREGMWSWVAHRVTGVLIFFFLFVHVLDTALVRVSPEAYDDVVATYKTPIVALLEYGLVAAILFHALNGLRVIAVDFWSKGPRHQKSMLWWVVGIWVVLMIGALYPVLGHAYLELFGK from the coding sequence GTGCCGGCTGGAACGTTGTACCGCGGCCGGGAAGGAATGTGGTCCTGGGTGGCTCATCGAGTCACCGGCGTCCTCATTTTCTTCTTCCTGTTCGTACACGTCCTCGACACCGCTCTCGTCCGCGTCTCCCCCGAGGCGTACGACGATGTCGTGGCTACCTACAAGACTCCGATCGTCGCGCTGCTGGAGTACGGCCTCGTCGCCGCAATCCTGTTCCACGCGCTCAACGGTCTCCGTGTCATCGCCGTGGACTTCTGGTCCAAGGGCCCGCGCCACCAGAAGTCGATGCTCTGGTGGGTCGTGGGTATCTGGGTCGTCCTGATGATCGGGGCCCTGTACCCCGTACTGGGCCACGCCTACCTCGAACTGTTCGGGAAGTGA
- the leuE gene encoding leucine efflux protein LeuE produces MLGVTDLPTYLAAVVLIVLLPGPNSLYVLSVASRRGIKEGYKAACGVFTGDTVLMVLAAVGAGALLQASPVLFTVVKVLGAGYLGWLAVGMMRAAWGMWRTRRARHEELVTGEEPAGAAERPYRRALLVSLLNPKAILFLLSFFVQFVDPGYAYPALSFLLLGVVSQLVSFLYLSTLIFAGTRLSAAFRRRKRLSAGATSAAGVIFLGFAAKLAVS; encoded by the coding sequence ATGCTGGGTGTGACAGATCTTCCTACTTATCTCGCCGCCGTCGTGCTGATCGTGCTGCTGCCGGGGCCCAACTCGCTGTACGTGCTCTCCGTGGCCTCACGGCGCGGGATCAAGGAGGGCTACAAGGCCGCCTGCGGGGTGTTCACCGGGGACACCGTGCTCATGGTGCTCGCGGCGGTCGGCGCGGGCGCGCTGCTCCAGGCCAGTCCGGTGCTGTTCACCGTGGTCAAGGTGCTCGGCGCCGGCTACCTCGGCTGGCTGGCCGTCGGCATGATGCGGGCCGCCTGGGGCATGTGGCGCACCCGCCGGGCCCGGCACGAGGAGCTCGTCACCGGCGAGGAGCCGGCCGGCGCGGCCGAGCGCCCCTACCGGCGGGCGCTGCTGGTCAGCCTGCTCAACCCGAAGGCCATCCTCTTCCTGCTGTCCTTCTTCGTGCAGTTCGTCGACCCCGGGTACGCCTACCCGGCGCTGTCGTTCCTGCTGCTCGGCGTGGTCTCACAGCTGGTCAGCTTCCTGTACCTGTCCACCCTGATATTCGCGGGCACCCGCCTGTCCGCCGCCTTCCGCCGCCGCAAGCGGCTGTCGGCCGGGGCGACCTCGGCGGCCGGGGTGATCTTCCTCGGCTTCGCCGCGAAGCTCGCCGTCAGCTGA
- a CDS encoding succinate dehydrogenase hydrophobic membrane anchor subunit, which produces MSSDTSSAKAIGDVEGVSLYDTDNPAPYIEAPRKRTGKTPRSTRGNFEMAAWLFMRLSGIVLVVLVIGHLVIQLVLDGGVSKIGFAFVAGRWASPFWQVWDLLMLWLAMLHGSNGLRTVINDYAERANTRLWLKGLLYTATVFTILLGTLVIFTFDPNIR; this is translated from the coding sequence ATGTCTTCTGACACTTCTTCCGCCAAGGCGATCGGTGACGTGGAGGGCGTTTCCCTCTACGACACCGACAACCCGGCGCCCTACATCGAGGCCCCGCGCAAGCGCACGGGCAAGACCCCGCGCTCCACCCGCGGCAACTTCGAGATGGCCGCGTGGCTCTTCATGCGCCTCTCGGGCATCGTGCTCGTCGTCCTCGTCATCGGCCACCTCGTCATCCAGCTGGTGCTGGACGGCGGCGTCTCCAAGATCGGCTTCGCCTTCGTGGCCGGCCGCTGGGCGTCCCCGTTCTGGCAGGTCTGGGACCTGCTGATGCTGTGGCTGGCCATGCTGCACGGCTCCAACGGCCTGCGTACCGTCATCAACGACTACGCGGAGCGCGCCAACACGCGGCTGTGGCTGAAGGGCCTGCTCTACACCGCCACGGTGTTCACCATCCTTCTGGGCACGCTGGTGATCTTCACCTTCGACCCGAACATCCGCTAG
- a CDS encoding RNA polymerase sigma factor, with product MLGDDAELTAAVLAAQDGDESAFRTVYRTVHPRLLGYVRTLVGDGDAEDVTSEAWLQIARDLASFTGDADRFRGWAARIARNRALDHIRMRGRRPAVGGDETELTGRAADSDTYGEAMEALSTGRTMKLIAQLPQDQAEAVVLRVVVGLDAKSAAETLGKRPGAVRTAAHRGLKKLAELLSAELGPAGAAGGTENEAEPRARVGHNAGDQARERDLDAVPAQRARAGDLVERTGVTHSRWRTQKDM from the coding sequence TTGCTGGGGGACGACGCGGAGCTGACCGCCGCGGTGCTCGCGGCACAGGACGGCGACGAGAGCGCGTTCCGGACTGTGTACCGCACCGTGCACCCACGCCTGCTCGGATACGTACGCACGCTCGTCGGCGACGGCGACGCCGAGGACGTGACCTCCGAGGCCTGGCTGCAGATCGCCCGCGACCTCGCCTCCTTCACCGGCGATGCCGACCGCTTCCGCGGCTGGGCCGCCCGCATCGCCCGCAACCGGGCCCTCGACCATATCCGCATGCGCGGCCGCCGTCCCGCCGTCGGCGGTGACGAGACCGAGCTGACGGGCCGGGCCGCGGACTCCGACACGTACGGCGAGGCCATGGAGGCCCTGTCCACCGGACGCACCATGAAGCTGATAGCCCAGCTGCCGCAGGACCAGGCCGAGGCCGTCGTCCTGCGCGTGGTCGTCGGCCTCGACGCCAAGAGCGCCGCCGAGACCCTCGGCAAGCGCCCCGGCGCGGTCCGCACGGCCGCGCACCGGGGGCTGAAGAAGCTCGCGGAACTCCTCAGCGCGGAGCTCGGCCCCGCCGGTGCGGCGGGCGGGACGGAAAACGAAGCGGAACCCCGCGCCCGGGTCGGCCATAATGCCGGGGACCAGGCACGGGAGCGCGACCTCGACGCGGTGCCCGCGCAGCGCGCGCGGGCGGGGGACCTGGTGGAGCGAACCGGTGTGACGCATTCACGTTGGCGGACGCAGAAGGACATGTGA
- a CDS encoding 2-oxo-4-hydroxy-4-carboxy-5-ureidoimidazoline decarboxylase, giving the protein MAVHPRPAPRSTPLSSHLPAQVRGPASAPGAGLARFNSLPPETARTLLLRCCGSGRWAHRVAAHRPYPDTAALQAACEEASYDLSQGDLSEALAREASAELGQGAPYAALLALDAARAEYERTFGHAFVICLDGHPPEEQVDQLLAAIRRRMAHEIDEERSIAAEELRLVARSRAVRLLDRLAGARPGDPDDGLSAADFGLFAPVG; this is encoded by the coding sequence GTGGCGGTACACCCGCGCCCCGCCCCGAGGAGTACTCCGCTGTCCAGCCACCTTCCGGCGCAGGTCCGCGGTCCGGCCTCCGCCCCCGGCGCCGGACTGGCGCGATTCAACTCCCTGCCGCCCGAGACCGCCCGCACCCTCCTGCTGCGCTGCTGCGGCAGCGGGCGCTGGGCCCACCGGGTGGCCGCCCACCGCCCCTACCCGGACACCGCCGCGCTGCAGGCGGCCTGCGAGGAGGCCTCGTACGACCTCTCCCAGGGCGACCTCTCCGAGGCGCTGGCCCGGGAGGCCTCGGCGGAGCTGGGCCAGGGCGCCCCGTACGCCGCGCTCCTCGCGCTCGACGCGGCCCGCGCGGAGTACGAGCGGACCTTCGGGCACGCCTTCGTGATCTGCCTGGACGGGCACCCGCCGGAGGAGCAAGTGGACCAGCTGCTGGCCGCGATCCGCCGGAGGATGGCTCACGAGATCGACGAGGAGCGCTCGATCGCCGCCGAGGAACTGCGCCTGGTGGCCCGCTCCCGGGCCGTCCGGCTGCTGGACCGACTCGCCGGTGCGCGGCCCGGGGACCCGGACGACGGTCTGTCTGCTGCCGATTTCGGGCTATTCGCCCCTGTGGGATAG
- a CDS encoding L,D-transpeptidase family protein, with protein sequence MHRKKAFIRTLGLAAAVAFAATACGPQGAGAGPAAPSAPAGSPSASPSKQDDKPASPSPSAPASSSAPSAPGTPGAKALMANGDESEQVRELQARLRQLKLVSTAPTAFYGSKTTAAVKTFQSQHGLPATGSVDEATWQKVQGLTKKPTDDELRPPTTNEVDAPDPRCMQGRVMCISKESRTLAWMIDGKVVSTMDVRFGSENTPTREGLFQVEWKAKEWTSTLYHTSMPYSMFFSQGQAVHYSSDFAARGYDGASHGCVNVRDKKKLSELFDQVKVGDKVVVYW encoded by the coding sequence ATGCACCGAAAGAAAGCATTCATCCGTACGCTCGGCCTGGCCGCGGCCGTGGCGTTCGCCGCGACCGCGTGCGGTCCGCAGGGTGCCGGTGCGGGCCCGGCCGCCCCCTCGGCGCCGGCCGGCTCCCCCTCGGCCTCCCCGTCCAAGCAGGACGACAAGCCCGCCTCGCCCTCGCCGTCCGCGCCGGCGTCCTCGTCCGCGCCGTCGGCGCCGGGCACTCCCGGTGCGAAGGCGCTCATGGCCAACGGCGACGAGAGCGAGCAGGTCCGCGAACTCCAGGCGCGGCTGCGCCAGCTCAAGCTGGTGTCGACGGCGCCCACCGCGTTCTACGGCTCGAAGACGACCGCCGCGGTCAAGACCTTCCAGTCGCAGCACGGGCTGCCCGCGACCGGTTCGGTGGACGAGGCCACCTGGCAGAAGGTGCAGGGCCTGACGAAGAAGCCGACCGATGACGAGCTGCGCCCGCCGACCACCAACGAGGTGGACGCCCCGGACCCGCGCTGCATGCAGGGCCGGGTGATGTGCATCAGCAAGGAGAGCCGCACCCTGGCCTGGATGATCGACGGCAAGGTCGTCTCCACGATGGACGTGCGCTTCGGCTCGGAGAACACGCCGACCCGCGAGGGACTGTTCCAGGTGGAGTGGAAGGCGAAGGAGTGGACGTCGACGCTCTACCACACGTCGATGCCGTACTCGATGTTCTTCAGCCAGGGCCAGGCGGTGCACTACTCGTCCGACTTCGCGGCCCGCGGTTACGACGGCGCCTCGCACGGCTGCGTGAACGTCCGGGACAAGAAGAAGCTGTCGGAGCTGTTCGACCAGGTGAAGGTGGGCGACAAGGTCGTCGTCTACTGGTGA